Proteins from a single region of Nakamurella deserti:
- a CDS encoding ABC transporter permease, with the protein MAAPEQTRTNRFDAVPETDGRSHGHLEKISARPTFFRGFGKSIKDIWAFRELLGNLVSKELKVRYKESVLGFLWTLVRPLMQLLVYSVAIGIFLGSGKVIPEFGIYLFTGLLAWGLFTDIVGGCTGSIVGNAGLVKKVYFPRELFPLSVVGAAIVNFLLQLVVLLGAYVVTGEWPRVGDLLLVPLALLALITFATAVGLLLAAANVFLRDVQHLVEIGLLLWFWMTPIVYDWTKVKTQLAGTVAEPKPDTTWLFDVYMANPMTNVVLAFQRALWPGGRLPGGEPFYYDGNLYLRLGVTFAVSAVLLFLAQRVFARAQGNFAQEL; encoded by the coding sequence ATGGCGGCTCCCGAGCAGACCCGGACGAACCGCTTCGACGCCGTCCCCGAGACCGACGGCCGCAGCCACGGGCACCTGGAGAAGATCAGCGCCCGGCCGACCTTCTTCCGTGGGTTCGGCAAGTCCATCAAGGACATCTGGGCCTTCCGCGAACTGCTCGGCAACCTGGTCAGCAAGGAACTGAAGGTCCGCTACAAGGAGTCCGTCCTCGGGTTCCTGTGGACGCTGGTCCGGCCGCTGATGCAGTTGCTGGTCTACTCCGTCGCCATCGGCATCTTCCTCGGCAGCGGCAAGGTCATCCCCGAGTTCGGCATCTACCTGTTCACCGGCCTGCTCGCCTGGGGTCTGTTCACCGACATCGTCGGTGGCTGCACCGGATCCATCGTCGGCAATGCCGGCCTGGTGAAGAAGGTCTACTTCCCCCGCGAGCTGTTCCCGCTGTCGGTGGTGGGCGCCGCGATCGTCAACTTCCTGCTGCAACTGGTGGTGCTGCTGGGTGCCTACGTGGTCACCGGCGAGTGGCCGCGGGTGGGCGATCTGCTGCTGGTGCCGCTGGCCCTGCTGGCGCTGATCACCTTCGCCACCGCGGTCGGGCTGCTGCTCGCCGCGGCCAACGTCTTCCTCCGCGACGTGCAGCACCTGGTCGAGATCGGCCTGCTGCTGTGGTTCTGGATGACCCCGATCGTCTACGACTGGACCAAGGTCAAGACCCAGCTGGCCGGCACGGTCGCCGAACCCAAGCCCGACACCACCTGGCTGTTCGACGTCTACATGGCCAACCCGATGACCAACGTGGTGCTGGCCTTCCAGCGGGCGCTGTGGCCGGGCGGCCGGCTCCCCGGCGGGGAACCCTTCTACTACGACGGCAACCTCTACCTGCGTCTCGGCGTGACGTTCGCGGTGTCGGCGGTGCTCCTCTTCCTCGCCCAGCGGGTCTTCGCCCGCGCCCAGGGCAATTTCGCGCAGGAGCTCTGA
- a CDS encoding ABC transporter ATP-binding protein, which produces MAEPVIRVHDVSKFFALNKHKSLKERLVNRGQQKAHLDEFWALKDINFEVQPATTLALVGHNGSGKSTLLKIIGGILAPSTGYTERRGRLAALLELGAGFHGDLSGRENVYLNASILGLTRAQTDKYFDAIVDFSGIEEFIDTQVKFYSSGMYVRLAFAVAIHVDPEVLLVDEVLAVGDEPFQRKCLEKIRDFQREGRTIVMVTHGLDQVRQLCDRAILLEHGKMLIDGDPVDTIRMFREKYEQDYVSNAGEPVDAAHARPAEIVSVQITAPDGSPTRRIDPGDAITIDVTVTAPHPLPEWTVGIAINNANENHVYGTNTHLADVDLGGLSGTRTVRFAIPEVPLVEGQYFVTAAVHPPKGAEWHRIDRAAYFKVYSPTREDGVVYLRPQISVVSGR; this is translated from the coding sequence ATGGCCGAACCCGTGATCCGCGTCCACGACGTGAGCAAGTTCTTCGCGCTCAACAAGCACAAGTCGCTCAAGGAGCGGCTGGTCAACCGCGGGCAGCAGAAGGCCCACCTCGACGAGTTCTGGGCCCTGAAGGACATCAACTTCGAGGTGCAGCCGGCCACCACGCTGGCGCTGGTCGGGCACAACGGCTCCGGCAAGTCCACGCTGCTCAAGATCATCGGTGGCATCCTGGCGCCGAGCACCGGGTACACCGAGCGCCGCGGCCGGTTGGCCGCGCTGCTCGAGCTGGGCGCCGGCTTCCACGGCGACCTGTCCGGTCGCGAGAACGTCTACCTCAACGCCTCGATCCTGGGGCTGACCCGGGCGCAGACCGACAAGTACTTCGACGCGATCGTGGACTTCTCCGGCATCGAGGAGTTCATCGACACCCAGGTGAAGTTCTACTCGTCGGGCATGTATGTCCGGCTCGCGTTCGCCGTCGCCATCCACGTCGACCCGGAGGTGCTGCTCGTCGACGAGGTGCTGGCCGTCGGTGACGAGCCGTTCCAGCGCAAGTGCCTGGAGAAGATCCGCGACTTCCAGCGCGAGGGCCGGACCATCGTGATGGTCACCCACGGCCTGGACCAGGTCCGGCAGCTGTGCGACCGCGCCATCCTGCTGGAGCACGGCAAGATGCTGATCGACGGCGACCCGGTCGACACCATCCGGATGTTCCGCGAGAAGTACGAACAGGACTACGTCTCCAACGCCGGCGAACCGGTGGACGCCGCGCACGCGCGGCCGGCGGAGATCGTCTCGGTGCAGATCACCGCGCCGGACGGCAGCCCGACCCGGCGCATCGACCCGGGCGACGCGATCACCATCGACGTCACCGTGACCGCACCGCACCCGCTGCCCGAGTGGACGGTGGGCATCGCCATCAACAACGCCAACGAGAACCACGTCTACGGCACCAACACCCACCTCGCCGACGTGGACCTCGGGGGGCTCTCGGGTACCCGGACGGTCCGGTTCGCCATCCCCGAGGTGCCGCTGGTCGAGGGGCAGTACTTCGTCACCGCCGCCGTGCACCCGCCCAAGGGCGCGGAGTGGCACCGGATCGACCGGGCCGCCTACTTCAAGGTCTACAGCCCCACCCGCGAGGACGGGGTCGTCTACCTGCGCCCGCAGATCTCGGTGGTGTCCGGTCGGTGA
- a CDS encoding glycosyltransferase family 4 protein, whose protein sequence is MKILMVTPYPPLRDGIASYAVQTVMSLRAQGHEVTVLSPGPSAAHMHLNLVGARGAAALAKRVGGYDRVIVQFHPDFFYPIGAPAKERAMISAALTAAFRVATYVEVRLHEIDYRTGRGLSPAAVATRLMWSQVDEIVVHSEGERDDFIAAFRVKPERVVLTDHGEDFQRYTSVDKAAARRTLRVPADAKVFLSIGFIQPHKGFDRAVTAFGELATADARLYVVGSLRVDEPGFKAYLETLREQIEHTPGTELREGYVSDELFDRWIVAADCLVLPYRAIWSSGVIERARLYDTPVIATDVGGLKDQAARSTDVMIVRDDAELAAAMAARLAGRTGLDAPNGVVPARVVDTSDLGRPWPAPGERFRERLQAELTARASIVRGGPLGAVDAAAPGVGPAGEPDARALVARLTPVPAFLLPSTAGTGARSYLKKVVRRLTVWESREVAHQLNLQKIGTDKMVGVLTDQVATLQARVRELESEVHAGTDTDTDTGAGADVDAGAGAGTGEPRG, encoded by the coding sequence GTGAAGATCCTGATGGTGACGCCGTATCCGCCGCTGCGCGACGGCATCGCGTCCTACGCGGTGCAGACGGTGATGTCGTTGCGGGCCCAGGGCCACGAGGTGACCGTGTTGTCGCCCGGGCCGTCGGCGGCGCACATGCACCTGAACCTGGTCGGCGCCCGCGGCGCGGCCGCGCTGGCCAAGCGGGTCGGCGGCTACGACCGGGTGATCGTGCAGTTCCACCCCGACTTCTTCTATCCGATCGGCGCGCCCGCCAAGGAGCGCGCGATGATCAGCGCCGCGCTGACCGCGGCGTTCCGGGTGGCGACGTACGTCGAGGTCCGGCTCCACGAGATCGACTACCGCACCGGCCGTGGCCTCTCGCCGGCCGCGGTGGCCACCCGGCTGATGTGGTCGCAGGTCGACGAGATCGTCGTGCACAGCGAGGGCGAGCGGGACGACTTCATCGCCGCCTTCCGGGTCAAGCCCGAGCGGGTCGTGCTGACCGACCACGGCGAGGACTTCCAGCGCTACACCTCGGTGGACAAGGCGGCCGCCCGGCGGACGCTGCGGGTGCCGGCCGACGCGAAGGTGTTCCTGTCGATCGGCTTCATCCAGCCGCACAAGGGCTTCGACCGGGCGGTGACCGCGTTCGGCGAGCTCGCCACCGCCGACGCCCGGCTGTACGTGGTCGGGTCGCTGAGGGTGGACGAGCCCGGCTTCAAGGCCTACCTCGAGACGCTGCGCGAGCAGATCGAGCACACCCCCGGCACCGAACTGCGGGAGGGCTACGTCAGCGACGAGCTGTTCGACCGCTGGATCGTGGCCGCCGACTGCCTGGTGCTGCCGTACCGGGCCATCTGGTCGTCGGGCGTCATCGAGCGGGCCCGGCTGTACGACACCCCCGTCATCGCCACCGACGTCGGCGGTCTGAAGGACCAGGCGGCCAGGAGCACCGACGTGATGATCGTCCGCGACGACGCGGAGCTGGCCGCCGCGATGGCCGCCCGGCTCGCCGGGCGCACCGGTCTGGACGCGCCGAACGGCGTCGTCCCGGCCCGGGTGGTCGACACCTCCGACCTCGGCCGGCCGTGGCCGGCGCCCGGCGAGCGGTTCCGGGAGCGGCTGCAGGCCGAACTGACCGCGCGGGCGTCCATCGTGCGCGGTGGCCCGCTGGGGGCCGTCGACGCGGCCGCGCCCGGCGTCGGCCCCGCGGGAGAGCCGGATGCGCGTGCCCTGGTCGCCAGGTTGACGCCGGTGCCGGCGTTCCTGCTGCCGTCGACCGCGGGCACCGGCGCCCGGTCGTACCTGAAGAAGGTGGTCCGTCGGTTGACCGTGTGGGAGAGCCGCGAGGTCGCCCACCAGCTCAACCTGCAGAAGATCGGCACCGACAAGATGGTCGGCGTGCTCACCGACCAGGTCGCGACCCTGCAGGCCCGGGTGCGTGAACTGGAGTCGGAGGTCCACGCGGGCACCGACACCGACACCGACACCGGCGCGGGAGCCGACGTCGACGCGGGCGCCGGGGCCGGGACGGGCGAGCCGCGCGGGTGA
- a CDS encoding glycosyltransferase family 4 protein, which produces MRVAVDVNPLAGPRTGIGTYLAQLLDEIPRVPDPPELIGLQLSLRARTLRLPGVAVRRVPVPAMALHALWSHTAQPPVTLLTGRVDVVHGPNFVAPPAGRRAATVITVHDLTYLRFPELVTAASLRYRELVPAALSRGALVVTPSETVAGEVRDAYGLPVERVRPTLLGVGADWFDAPDPRPARPPELADDYLLFVGSREPRKNLSWLLAAYRQAAAAGHDVPQLALVGPQGWGPDELPAAGDRPPVLLGYRGGAELRALVAGARAMVCPACYEGFGLTPLEALAAGTPVIASDIAVHREVLGTTATFVTLDDVDALAAALADPPPRTPEQREHGRDRAAGFTWAGTAAATVAAYRAALAAR; this is translated from the coding sequence GTGAGGGTCGCGGTCGACGTCAACCCGTTGGCCGGCCCGCGGACGGGCATCGGCACCTACCTCGCCCAGCTGCTGGACGAGATCCCCCGGGTGCCGGACCCGCCCGAGCTGATCGGTCTGCAGCTGTCGCTGCGGGCACGCACCCTGCGCCTGCCCGGGGTGGCGGTCCGGCGGGTGCCGGTGCCGGCGATGGCCCTGCACGCGCTGTGGTCGCACACCGCGCAGCCGCCGGTGACCCTGCTGACCGGCAGGGTCGACGTCGTCCACGGACCCAACTTCGTGGCCCCGCCGGCCGGTCGGCGGGCGGCGACGGTGATCACCGTGCACGACCTGACCTACCTGCGCTTCCCGGAGCTGGTGACCGCCGCGTCGCTGCGCTACCGGGAGCTGGTCCCCGCCGCGCTGTCCCGGGGGGCACTGGTGGTGACGCCGTCGGAGACCGTCGCCGGCGAGGTCCGCGACGCCTACGGCCTGCCGGTCGAGCGGGTGCGCCCGACCCTGCTCGGCGTCGGGGCGGACTGGTTCGACGCGCCCGATCCACGGCCCGCGCGGCCGCCGGAGCTCGCCGACGACTACCTGTTGTTCGTCGGCTCGCGGGAGCCCCGGAAGAACCTGTCCTGGCTGCTCGCCGCGTACCGGCAGGCGGCGGCCGCCGGGCACGACGTGCCGCAGCTGGCGCTGGTCGGCCCGCAGGGCTGGGGCCCCGACGAGCTCCCGGCCGCCGGGGACCGGCCACCGGTGCTGCTCGGCTACCGCGGCGGTGCCGAGCTGCGCGCCCTGGTCGCCGGGGCGCGGGCGATGGTCTGCCCGGCCTGCTACGAGGGCTTCGGACTGACCCCGCTGGAGGCGCTCGCCGCCGGCACGCCGGTCATCGCCAGCGACATCGCGGTGCACCGCGAGGTGCTCGGGACGACGGCGACCTTCGTCACCCTGGACGACGTCGACGCGTTGGCCGCCGCGCTCGCCGACCCGCCGCCGCGGACGCCCGAACAGCGCGAGCACGGGCGGGACCGCGCCGCGGGCTTCACCTGGGCCGGTACCGCCGCCGCGACCGTCGCCGCCTACCGGGCGGCGCTGGCCGCCCGGTGA
- a CDS encoding glycosyltransferase family 4 protein, which produces MSGEIDRRGTLAFVPARFGDEVIGGAEIVLKQMALGLQARGWTVEILTTAALDHHHWENVFPTGTSEEGGLTVRRFPTVNEPIAERGELEGRIMRGEPVTLSEQQRWMNAGMRVPELYDYILDNKYAYRGLVFTPYPFWVTFACSQIAPERSVLWTCLHDEPYAYLDLFQPVFTGSAGLFFQTDPEYDLARRICSNLAPNAIVGCGVEVPEVYDPHGFRARYDIDSPFLLYAGRREGGKNWEQMLEWFAAAYERAPFDLKLVTMGSGDVNPPESIRHLVIDVGFLPDHERDNAFAAAAGYVQSSIYEAFSRTIMEAWLAGTPVIANAGSDVVSWHCERSDAGLTYRDAAEFEQCLRFLADDPAGAAALGARGRDYVLAHYRWETVLDAVEAKLVEWLPAPADVPEPTPVGGHPAVVDPADPAAVTETAGV; this is translated from the coding sequence ATGTCGGGCGAGATCGATCGCAGGGGGACGCTGGCCTTCGTCCCCGCCCGGTTCGGGGACGAGGTGATCGGCGGCGCGGAGATCGTGCTCAAGCAGATGGCGCTGGGCCTGCAGGCCCGCGGCTGGACGGTCGAGATCCTGACCACCGCGGCGCTGGACCACCACCACTGGGAGAACGTCTTCCCGACCGGGACGTCGGAGGAGGGCGGGCTCACCGTCCGCCGGTTCCCGACCGTCAACGAGCCGATCGCCGAACGCGGCGAGCTCGAGGGGCGCATCATGCGCGGTGAGCCGGTGACCCTGTCGGAGCAGCAGCGCTGGATGAACGCCGGCATGCGGGTCCCGGAGCTGTACGACTACATCCTGGACAACAAGTACGCCTACCGCGGCCTGGTCTTCACCCCGTACCCGTTCTGGGTGACGTTCGCCTGCTCCCAGATCGCGCCCGAGCGCAGCGTGCTGTGGACCTGCCTGCACGACGAGCCCTACGCCTACCTGGACCTGTTCCAGCCGGTGTTCACCGGTTCGGCCGGGCTGTTCTTCCAGACCGACCCGGAGTACGACCTGGCCCGGCGGATCTGCAGCAACCTGGCGCCCAACGCCATCGTCGGCTGCGGCGTCGAGGTGCCCGAGGTCTACGACCCGCACGGCTTCCGCGCCCGCTACGACATCGACAGCCCGTTCCTGCTCTACGCCGGCCGCCGCGAGGGCGGCAAGAACTGGGAGCAGATGCTCGAGTGGTTCGCCGCCGCCTACGAGCGGGCGCCGTTCGACCTGAAGCTGGTGACGATGGGCAGCGGCGACGTCAACCCGCCGGAGTCGATCCGGCACCTGGTGATCGACGTCGGCTTCCTGCCCGACCACGAGCGCGACAACGCCTTCGCCGCGGCCGCCGGCTACGTGCAGTCCAGCATCTACGAGGCGTTCAGCCGCACGATCATGGAAGCCTGGCTGGCCGGCACCCCGGTCATCGCCAACGCCGGTTCCGACGTGGTGTCGTGGCACTGCGAGCGCTCCGACGCCGGCCTGACCTACCGCGACGCCGCCGAGTTCGAGCAGTGCCTGCGCTTCCTCGCCGACGACCCGGCCGGTGCCGCGGCGCTGGGCGCCCGCGGTCGCGACTACGTCCTGGCGCACTACCGCTGGGAGACGGTGCTCGACGCCGTCGAGGCCAAGCTCGTCGAGTGGCTGCCCGCCCCGGCGGACGTACCCGAGCCGACACCGGTCGGTGGCCATCCGGCCGTCGTCGACCCGGCCGATCCGGCCGCCGTGACCGAGACCGCGGGGGTCTGA